In Leptidea sinapis chromosome 21, ilLepSina1.1, whole genome shotgun sequence, the following proteins share a genomic window:
- the LOC126970700 gene encoding atrial natriuretic peptide-converting enzyme-like — translation MTFSGGMKENKQRKDCWESELGYGWTQTGQRRCRSNRPESTMSVSSDIRFTRRKMSRPCRGCCAALAALLVLLLFAAVAIYLGHMFLFGDPLKRQTFKGSFIATAWGHREEGDFDANDNSTSEGEMRQMLYNIYSNSELRSCFVSADILALDNADDGTRVHFEVSFEPIFTAVSTTDVKSVMQRAILAPYFAAAGAQPDTLQIEESSVISSQALKESETTIAEPPTTEPMMPDVEELQECSPLVLSLCSHLPYNITTYPNLVGHATKDILLRDLVAFRELLDAECSHLAQDFVCQMLQPRCEEGRLVYPCRSYCRKFHAGCGSRLPDRLKPHFDCARFPDYFGPGSCAPEPDCHNSLQRLALSRRLCDGLPDCADASDERECSHCSSVGSNSLRCALHDRCLPPHLRCDGTPDCADGSDESGCLWVTRSLASWKRENSETTLGSIRSRVGYAVWAERGHYGKICAAPHEDNKQALMSVATSLCTSLSFRSAITAEVVPDMEEFDEDAGNSTTKKSLPEYVEIVDPNAPEISFIRSECPEKKVIKVVCDQLVCGVPSARGARSADGVEGLPRSAQPGDWPWHAVLLRSHVHACDAILVHASWLISTASCFQGQPKAEWTARLGSVRVQSTTPWQQERRIVGMVRSPVEGSMLALIRLEEPLEMTDFVRPACLPGNGFKMDNKSTCNTLGWRRNRDQLQRVHLVATSMNTCENVSIATGNGICAEPLYDQDDCDEEEYAGSSMMCFDGVSKHWSLVGVSGWRIACTKIGLGRPRIYDDVTSHVDWILKTISNSSR, via the exons GGACAACGGCGATGTCGGTCAAATAGGCCAGAGTCAACGATGTCGGTCAGCAGTGACATCAGGTTCACTCGGCGGAAGATGAGCCGACCCTGCAGGGGATGCTGCGCGGCTCTGGCAGCTCTGCTGGTGCTGCTACTCTTTGCTGCAGTAGCTATTTACCTCGGCC atatgtTCCTGTTTGGAGATCCGTTAAAGCGGCAGACATTCAAAGGATCGTTTATAGCCACGGCGTGGGGTCACAGAGAGGAAGGCGATTTCGACGCAAATGACAACAGCACCAGCGAGGGGGAGATGCGGCAGATGCTCTATAATATCTACAGCAACTCGGAACTGCGCTCTTGTTTCGTATCCGCTGATATTCTTGCGTTAGACAA tgcAGATGATGGGACGCGGGTTCACTTCGAGGTGTCATTTGAACCAATATTTACTGCAGTGAGCACGACAGACGTCAAGTCAGTGATGCAGCGAGCGATTCTTGCACCTTATTTCGCCGCTGCCGGAGCTCAGCCAGATACTCTACAGATCGAG GAAAGTTCTGTGATATCGTCGCAAGCTCTGAAAGAAAGTGAAACCACGATCGCCGAGCCGCCCACAACTGAGCCGATGATGCCCGACGTTGAAGAGCTGCAGGAATGTTCGCCGCTAGTACTCTCGCTGTGTTCCCATTTGCCGTACAACATTACTACATACCCCAACTTGGTGGGTCACGCCACCAAGGACATACTGTTGCGTGACCTCGTGGCGTTCAGAGAGTTGTTAGATGCAGAATGCTCGCACCTTGCTCAA gacTTCGTATGTCAAATGTTGCAACCGCGATGTGAGGAAGGTCGACTGGTGTATCCATGTCGTTCCTACTGTCGTAAGTTCCACGCGGGATGCGGGTCGCGCCTCCCAGACCGACTGAAGCCCCATTTCGACTGCGCCCGGTTCCCAGACTACTTTGGACCCGGCTCCTGCGCACCCGAACCAG ATTGTCACAATAGCCTCCAGCGGCTCGCCCTCTCCCGGCGCTTGTGCGACGGCCTGCCGGACTGCGCTGATGCATCAGACGAGCGGGAGTGCTCCCACTGCTCGTCGGTGGGGAGTAACAGCCTGCGGTGCGCGCTGCACGACAGATGTTTGCCGCCACACCTGCGCTGCGACGGAACACCCGACTGTGCTGATGGCAGCGACGAATCAGGCtgct TATGGGTGACTCGATCATTAGCTTCGTGGAAGAGAGAGAACAGCGAGACCACGTTGGGGTCAATCCGCAGTAGAGTCGGGTACGCCGTATGGGCGGAGCGAGGTCATTATGGTAAAATCTGTGCGGCGCCGCATGAGGACAACAAGCAAGCCTTGATGAGCGTCGCGACTTCGTTGTGCACATCCCTATCATTTAG ATCAGCAATAACAGCCGAAGTTGTACCTGATATGGAAGAGTTCGACGAAGACGCCGGTAACAGTACAACGAAAAAATCACTGCCTGAATATGTGGAGATAGTGGACCCGAACGCGCCTGAGATTTCTTTCATTCGGAGCGAATGTCCCGAGAAAAAAGTTATCAAAGTTGTCTGCGATCAGTTAG TATGTGGAGTCCCGTCGGCTCGCGGCGCAAGGTCGGCAGACGGGGTGGAAGGATTGCCTCGTTCTGCTCAGCCTGGTGACTGGCCCTGGCACGCGGTGCTCCTCAGATCCCACGTGCATGCATGCGATGCAATCCTCGTGCACGCCTCCTGGCTTATATCTACTGCTTCTTGTTTTCAG GGACAACCGAAAGCTGAGTGGACTGCAAGATTAGGATCGGTACGAGTTCAAAGCACAACACCCTGGCAGCAGGAACGGCGAATAGTAGGGATGGTGCGATCTCCGGTAGAAGGCAGCATGCTCGCACTAATTCGACTGGAGGAGCCATTGGAAATGACCGACTTCGTTCGACCAGCCTGCTTGCCAGGAAATGGTTTTAAGATGGACAATAAAAGCACTTGTAATACGCTTGGTTGGAGAAGGAATAGAGATCAACTACAGAGAGTTCATTTAGTGGCAACTTCGATGAATACTTGCGAGAACGTCAGTATCGCTACTGGGAATGGTATTTGTGCGGAGCCGCTTTACGATCAGGATGACTGCGAC GAAGAAGAATACGCTGGCAGTTCCATGATGTGTTTCGATGGAGTCAGTAAACACTGGTCGTTAGTCGGAGTCAGTGGTTGGCGCATAGCTTGCACCAAGATCGGTTTAGGAAGGCCTCGGATTtacgatgacgtcacatcacATGTGGATTGGATTCTCAAAACTATATCGAATTCCTCTAGGTGA